Below is a genomic region from Aurantimonas sp. HBX-1.
GATGTCCTCCGCCGTCGCGACGCCGCTTTCCAGGAGGTGGATCGCCTCGCGGAAGATCGCGGCCTGCAGCCGGTTGGCGATGTGTCCGTAGATTTCCTTCTGCAGCCGGACCGGGACCTTGCCGAGAGAAGCATAGAAGCGCTCCGCGGTGGCGAGCGCGGCCTCGTCGGTCTTCGCGCCGCCCGCCAGTTCGACCAGCGGCACCAGATGCGGCGGGTTGAAGGGATGGCCGAGCACCACACGGCCGGGATGGGCGCAGGCGCTCTGCATGTCGGTGACCGAGATTGCCGACGAGCTCGATGCGATCACGACATGCTCCGGCGTCGCCGCATCGATGCGGCGCATCAGCTCGATCTTGGCGTCGAGCCGCTCGATGGCGTTTTCCTGGACGAAGTCCGTGCCCTCGCAGGCCGATTCCAGCTCCGGCGAAAAGCGCAGCGTGCCGCGCCTGCCGCGCCGCAGCACCGCGTCCGGCAGCGACGGCCAGAAACGCTCGACCGCGTCATGCAGCGCCGCTTCGGCGCCCGGCCGGATGTCGGTCGCCGCCACGTCGATTCCGTGCGCCAGGAACAGGCAGGTCCAGCTCGCCCCGATGATCCCGGTGCCGACCACGGTGACCGTTCCGATCGCTGGCTGTTCCACGTCGCTGCTCCTGTCTGCGCGGGCGCCGTCGGACCGGCTTCATGGCAGCCGGAACGACGGATGAAGCCACGGGCGTAGCACGGGGAACGGCGGCGCCGAAGCGTCCGGGCCATGATTTTGGGGGGCGTGCCGCCCGCGAAATATCATCGCCCGCGCCGGCGGCGCACGCTTCGCCACCGACGTCGTGCAGCGGAGCGGCTTCGGCGCGGCTAATGCGGGCTGGAGAGCTTCATCATCACCAGGCCGAGAACGATCAACGCACCGGCGGCAAGGCGCATCGGCGTGACGGATTCGCCGAGCACGACGATCCCGACCAGGAAGGCGCCGACGGCGCCGATGCCCGTCCAGATCGTGTAGGCGGTGCCGAGCGGCAGCGTCTTCATCGAGACCGACAGCAGCCCGAAGCTGGCCGCCATCACCAGCAGCGTGACCACGGTCGGCCAGAACAGGGTGAACCCCTCGGAGCGCTTCATGAAATACGCCCAGACGACTTCCAGCACTCCGGCGGCGACGAGAAAGATCCAGGCCATGGTCCAACCCTTGCATCAGGGCCGGGTCGTCCCGGACGCTTGTTTCGGTCGCTGCGCCAGGTCGTCCTGCGCGACCGTGAAATGCGTGGTCGGGCGCCGGTTTGCAAGGCCATCCGGCGCCGGCCGGCGCGTCCGGCCATCGGGCGGCGGGCTGGCGACGGACCGCGCGGGCCGGCGACCGCCGCGCATGCGGCTCGATGCGGATTGACCCGGGCGGAACCTGGCGAAACGATGCTAGGACTTCTCGAAGGGACACCGCCGCGCCGGCGGTGCCGGAGGCCCGATGTTCCTGAGCGTATTCGACATCTTCAAGATCGGCATCGGCCCGTCGAGCTCGCACACGATGGGCCCGATGCTGGCCGCCGGCCGCTTCCTCGAGGCCTTGCGGCAGGGCGATGGCCCCGTCGCGGGTTCGGGGCCCGCGGCGCGGATCGAGGCGACGCTGCACGGCAGCCTCGCCTTCACCGGCAAGGGGCACGGCACCGACCGCGCCGTGGTGCTCGGGCTGCTCGGCTTCCGCCCGGAGGATTTCGAGCCGGAACGCGCCGCCGAGCGGGAGGCCGACCTCGCCGCCACCGGGCAGATCGTCGTGCCGGGCCTCGGGCCAGTCGGCTTCGACGGCCTCGACGGCGTCGTCTTCGACTACGGTCCTCCCCTGCCCGGCCATGCCAACGGGCTGGTGCTGCGCGCCTTCGACGCCGCCGGCGGGCTGCATCGGGCGGAAACCTATTATTCGGTCGGGGGTGGCTTCGTGCTGACCGAGCGCGAGCTCGCGACGGCCGGAATGCGCGGCGACGACGCGGCGGCGGACCGGCCGTTTCCCTTCGCCAGCGCCGCCGAGATGCTGCGCATGGGAAGGCTGTCGGGCCTGCGGATCGCCGAGATGAAGCGCGCGAACGAGGCGGCGGGCGGCATCGGCGAGGGGCTCGACGCCGGGCTCGACCGGATCTGGGCTGTCATGGACGATTGCATCGACCGCGGCCTGCGCACCGAGGGCACGCTGCCCGGCGGGCTGAACGTCAGGCGGCGCGCGCCGGCCATCCACCGCGCCCTGATCGCCGAGCGGGGCAGCAATTCCACCCAGCCGCACGCGGTCAACGACTGGCTGTCGATCTACGCCATGGCGGTCAACGAGGAGAACGCCGCCGGCGGGCGGATCGTCACCGCGCCGACCAATGGCGCCGCGGGCGTGCTGCCGGCGGTGATCCGCTACTATCGCGATCACTGCGTCGGCGCCCACCACGAGGGGATCCGCGACCTGCTGCTCACCGCCGCCGCGGTCGGCGGCATCATCAAGACCAATGCCTCGATCTCCGGCGCCGAGGTCGGATGCCAGGGGGAAGTGGGCTCCGCCGCCGCCATGGCGGCGGCAGGGCTCTGCGCGGCGCTCGGCGGCAGCAACGCCCAGGTCGAGAACGCCGCCGAGATCGCGCTGGAGCATCATCTCGGCATGACCTGCGATCCGGTGCGCGGCCTCGTCCAGGTGCCCTGCATCGAGCGCAACGGCCTCGGCGCCATCAAGGCCGTCGCCGCGGCCTCGCTGGCGCTGCGCGGCGATGGCAACCACGTCATCCCGCTCGACAACTGCATCGAGACGATGCGCCAGACCGGCCTCGACATGCACACCCGCTACAAGGAAACGAGCCTCGGCGGCCTCGCGGTCAACCTGCCGGAATGCTGATGGTGCATGATTCCGGACCCGCGTTCGGGGCAAAACCCTGGAACCAGTTTCTGGATGTTGGATGCGCTGGAACGTCGCAAGAGCCGCGGCGACCCCGATACAGTCGGGCAGTCGCGAACCTCTTTTGATCTTGCGGAAACTCCTGCATCTCAGCGTCTGAGAGAGGATTGGTGCCCAGGAAAGGACTCGAACCTTCACGCCTCGCGGCACACGGACCTGAACCGTGCGCGTCTACCAATTCCGCCACCTGGGCACGGCGCGGACCATTAGAAGCTGGGCCGGTCCCTGTCAACGCGGTTTCTGCGGATCGGCGAAACAGCGGCGCCGCGACGCCGGCCGCCGGCATGGGCACGGCCCGGGGCGGGCTGGCGCCGGCGGGCCGGAATGCCGCAACGAGCCGCGCAGCGTTTCGCCTTCACCTCCTCCGGCGAACCGGCTATGACCGCGCCAAAGGGTTGCCGCCACGCGGCAGGCCGGGTGATCGAAGGAGCGGGTGCGCGATGGCTGTCGATACGAACAAGACGGTGGCGGTGTTCGGCGGGTCGGGCTTCATCGGCCGCTACGTGGTGCGCTCGCTCGCCAAGCGCGGCCACCGCATCCGCGTCGCCTGCCGCCGGCCGGATCTCGCCTATCACCTGCAGCCGAACGGCAATCTCGGCCAGATCATGCCGATCCAGGCGAATCTGCGCTATCCGTGGTCGATCGAGCGGGCGGTCGAGGGCGCCGACCATGTGGTCAATCTCGTCGGCATCCTCGCCGAGAGCGGCAAGCAGCGCTTCGACGTGCTGCAGGCCGAGGGGGCGCGGCGGGTCGCCGAGGCAGCGCGCGGCGTCGGCGCCGGCATGACGCAGATCTCGGCGATCGGCGCGGATCCGCAGGGCGACACCGCCTATGCCCGCACCAAGGCGCTGGGCGAACAGGCGGTGCTCGAGACGATCCCCGGCGCCACGGTGATCCGGCCGTCCATCGTGTTCGGGGCCGAGGACCAGTTCTTCAACCGCTTCGCCGACATGGCGCGGTTCTCACCGTTCCTGCCGCTGATCGGCGGCGGCCACACGCGCTTCCAGCCGGTCTTCGTCGGCGACGTCGCGGAGGCGATCGCGGCGACGGTGGACGGGCTGGTGCCGGGCGGCCGCGCCTACGAGCTGGGCGGGCCGGAAGTACTTACCTTCCGGGAGATGATGGAGGAGATGCTGCGGATCATCGGCCGCAGGCGCCGCTTCCTGACCATCCCGTTCGGCGCCGCCGGCACGATGGCCAATGTCATGCGCTACCTGCCGGGCGCGCCGCTGACGCCCGACCAGGTGCGCCAGCTGCGCCACGACAACGTCGTCTCCGACGCCGCCGAGGCGGAGGGCCGCACGCTGGCGGCCTTCGGGATTCGCGGCCACACGCTCGAGGCGGTGCTGCCGACCTATCTCGTGCGGTTCCGCCCGCAGGGACAGTTCACCCAGCCGCAGCCCCAGGCCGGCGGTCTCGGCCGCGACGATTCCGACGAGCGCGGCTGAGGCCCGGCCGGACCGATGCCGTTGCTGCCGCCGGAGCTCGGCGCCGCCGGCGCCGCGATCCTCGTCGTCACCAGCTTCTGCACCTCGGCGCTGACCGCCGCCTTCGGCCTCGGCGGCGGCCTGTCGCTGCTCGCCGTGATGACCGCCTTCCTGCCGGTGGCGGTGCTGATCCCGCTGCACGGTATCGTCCAGCTGGCGTCGAATGGCGGCCGCGTCATCGTCCAGCGCCGCGGCGTCGCCTGGCGGGCGCTGCCGCCCTTCCTGCTCGGCGGGGCGATCGGGGCGCTGATCGGCGCCCGCTTCGTCGTGGCGCTGCCGGAATCGGCGCTGCAGATCGCGATCGGCCTGTTCATCCTCACCGTCACCTTCGTGCCGATCCCGCGGCTGGGGGCGCTCGGCTTCGGCGGCTTCGCGCTGACCGGGGCGGTGACGACCTTCCTGTCGATGTTCTTCGGCGCCACGGCGCCGATCATGGCGGCGGTGTTCGCGCAGACCTTCCGGGAGCGGCAGACGGTGGTGGCGACGCTGGCGGCGGTGACCGCGATCCAGCACGCGCTGAAGGCGATCGCCTTCTTCGCCATAGGGGTCGTGCTGTGGCCCTACGCGGCGCTGCTGGCGGCGATGATCGCCACCGGCTTTCTCGGCACGCTGGCCGGCACGGCGGCCCTGCGGCGGCTCGACGATCGCTATTTCCGGGTGGGGCTGCGGGTGATCCTGGCGGTGCTCGCGCTCGACCTGATCCGCCGCGGCGTTTTCGGCCTCGTCTGAGCCGCGCCGCTTCTACTGCCCGTCGGGCATGCCGTGGTCGGTGACCCGGTCGCCGCGGTCGCCGGCGACGCCGTCGGTGGCCGGCGACAGGGTCAAGAGCAGCACCATGCCGACGAGACCGACGCCGATACGCCACCAGGCGAAGGGCGCGAAGCCGTGCCGCGAGACGAAGTCGAGCAGCCGGCGCACCACGAACAGGGCCGCCAGGAAGGCCGCCACGAAGCCGATGGCCACCAGCCAGAGATCGTCCACCGACAGCAGCTGGTGGTTCTTGGCGAGGTCGTAGGTGAAGGCGCCGAGCATGGTCGGCATGGCGAGGAAGAACGAGAACTCCGCCGCCGAGCGCTTGTCGGTCCCCATCAGCAGCGACCCGGCGATGGTGGCGCCCGAACGCGACGTGCCGGGAATCAGCGCCAGGCACTGGAACAGCCCGATCTTCAGGCAGAGCGACAGCGGATAGTCCATGACGTCGTCGTAGCGCACCTTGCGCGGCGTGCGGTCGATGACCAGCAGCAGGATGCCGCCGACGATCAGCGCCACGCAGATCACCATCGGCGACTCGAACAGCACCGTCTTGATGAAGTCGTGGCCGAGCGCGCCGAGAAACGCCGCCGGCAGGAAGGCGAGGGCGATCCCCGCCACGAAGCGCCGGCTCCGGGCGCTGGAGGGCAGGCTGAGGAACAGCTGCCACAGACGGGCGAAATACACCGACAGGATGGCGAGGATCGCGCCGAGCTGGATCAGCACCTCGAAGCTGCGGGCCGTCGAATGGAAGCCGAGGAAGTGGCCGAGCAGCAGGATATGGCCGGTCGAGGAAACCGGGATGAACTCGGTCAGGCCCTCGGTGACACCGAGGATGACGGCGTCAAGGATCGCTTTGATGTCCATTCTGGTCCCGTGCTGGCAGGGTCACGCCGGTCTAGCGCCGATGGCTGGGCCGAGCCTGTCGCCGGGGCGTCGTGCCCGGCATGCGGCGCGGCAGCCGCGCCCGGCGCCGCTTTGGCCGTCTTTCGCTGCGATTGCAACGGCTTTGCATGGGGCCGTGACACTGCTATGTCGCGGGCATCGCAGCCGAACGGGCGTTCAGACTTAGTTGACGCATTGCTGCGACGATCCTCGGGGAGCGGCCTCAGCCTGCCGCCATTCCTTGCATTCACGCACGCGCCGGTCCGGACGCGCGCCCGGCCGAGAGCCCGCCCGCCTTCATGCTCAAGCTCTACCACCACCCGATGTCCGCCGCCTCGCGCTTCGCGCGGCTCGTCCTCGGGGAATACGGCGAGCGGGTGGAACTCGTCGAGGAACGGCCGTGGGAGAAGCGGCGCGACTTCCTCGCCCTCAATCCGGCGGCGACGCTGCCGGTGATGATCGAGGACGAGGGCCCGGCGATCGTCGGGGCCAGCGTCGTCGGCGAATATCTCGACGAGACCCGCGGCGTGTTCCAGCGCGACAAGCGGCTGATGCCGGAAAAGCCGATCGAGCGCGCGGAATCGCGGCGGCTGACGGAATGGTTCCTGGTCAAGCTCGACGGCGAGGTGACGCGCTATCTGGTGCGCGAGCGGGTATTCAAGCTGGAGATGCGGCCGGAGGCCGGGGGCGGGCCGCCCGACGCCTCGGCGATCCGCGCCGCCAGGGCCAATCTCAAGCATCATCTGCGCTATCTCGGCTGGCTGGCGGAAAGCCGCGACTGGCTGGCCGGTCCCCGCCTTTCCTATGCCGACATCGCGGCAGCCGCCGCCATGTCGATCCTCGACTATCTCGGCGAGGTCGCCTGGGACGAGGAGCCGGCCGCCAAGGACTGGTACATGCGGCTGAAGTCGCGCCCCTCCTTCCGGCCGCTGCTGACCGAGCGCATCCGCGGCCTGCCGCCGGTGCACCACTACACCCAGCTGGATTTTTGAGGCGGCGCCAGGCACCAGCCGACCCGCGGGGCACGCGCCTCGCGTTCCCGGCGCGCCGGCACCGCGCCCGGCGCCTATCGGGCGAGGATCCGCAACTCCTGCGAACGTCCTTCGTCGACCGTCACGTCCTGCTCCAGCAGCCGGCCGTCGCTGCCCGGCGTCTTGAGCGTGTAGGTGCCGCTTTCCAGGTCGTCGAACTGGTAGTAGCCCTGCCCGTCGGTGACCTGGCTTTCGCAACCGCCTCCGGCCTTGTCGCAGAGCTCGACCGGCTGGTTGGGCAGCGGTCGCGGCTCATCGTCCTGCGGCGCGGCCAGCACGTCGCCATAGAGGTCGCCGGCTGCCGCCGGGGGCGATCCGAGCGGCAGCCATGCCGCCATGATCACCGCCGCCAGCAGCGACGGAAGCCGGGGTCTATTCGAGCAGGACGACGGTCGCATCGCTCGCTCCGATCGGAGACAGAGGCCGCTTCTTCGTCAGGACGACGGGCTCGAACACCAGCGAGCCGGGCGACCCGTTCGGAACGGCCTTCGAAAGGGACAGTTTCTGGGTGACGAAATCCGGGTAGCCGATGAGGATGTCGGCCAGCGGCTGATACCCTTCGGCATCGGGATCGGCGGGACGCAGCGTCACCA
It encodes:
- a CDS encoding complex I NDUFA9 subunit family protein; the protein is MAVDTNKTVAVFGGSGFIGRYVVRSLAKRGHRIRVACRRPDLAYHLQPNGNLGQIMPIQANLRYPWSIERAVEGADHVVNLVGILAESGKQRFDVLQAEGARRVAEAARGVGAGMTQISAIGADPQGDTAYARTKALGEQAVLETIPGATVIRPSIVFGAEDQFFNRFADMARFSPFLPLIGGGHTRFQPVFVGDVAEAIAATVDGLVPGGRAYELGGPEVLTFREMMEEMLRIIGRRRRFLTIPFGAAGTMANVMRYLPGAPLTPDQVRQLRHDNVVSDAAEAEGRTLAAFGIRGHTLEAVLPTYLVRFRPQGQFTQPQPQAGGLGRDDSDERG
- a CDS encoding undecaprenyl-diphosphate phosphatase, which produces MDIKAILDAVILGVTEGLTEFIPVSSTGHILLLGHFLGFHSTARSFEVLIQLGAILAILSVYFARLWQLFLSLPSSARSRRFVAGIALAFLPAAFLGALGHDFIKTVLFESPMVICVALIVGGILLLVIDRTPRKVRYDDVMDYPLSLCLKIGLFQCLALIPGTSRSGATIAGSLLMGTDKRSAAEFSFFLAMPTMLGAFTYDLAKNHQLLSVDDLWLVAIGFVAAFLAALFVVRRLLDFVSRHGFAPFAWWRIGVGLVGMVLLLTLSPATDGVAGDRGDRVTDHGMPDGQ
- a CDS encoding 3-hydroxyacyl-CoA dehydrogenase NAD-binding domain-containing protein, giving the protein MEQPAIGTVTVVGTGIIGASWTCLFLAHGIDVAATDIRPGAEAALHDAVERFWPSLPDAVLRRGRRGTLRFSPELESACEGTDFVQENAIERLDAKIELMRRIDAATPEHVVIASSSSAISVTDMQSACAHPGRVVLGHPFNPPHLVPLVELAGGAKTDEAALATAERFYASLGKVPVRLQKEIYGHIANRLQAAIFREAIHLLESGVATAEDIDRAVSEGPGPRWALMGPLLTYRLAGGDRGMEGFWEMFAPMQEKLWSDLGTPVPDSALQARVTEAVERCYADRPVRAVAEDRDRRLRRVLEAREPGKEG
- a CDS encoding sulfite exporter TauE/SafE family protein is translated as MPLLPPELGAAGAAILVVTSFCTSALTAAFGLGGGLSLLAVMTAFLPVAVLIPLHGIVQLASNGGRVIVQRRGVAWRALPPFLLGGAIGALIGARFVVALPESALQIAIGLFILTVTFVPIPRLGALGFGGFALTGAVTTFLSMFFGATAPIMAAVFAQTFRERQTVVATLAAVTAIQHALKAIAFFAIGVVLWPYAALLAAMIATGFLGTLAGTAALRRLDDRYFRVGLRVILAVLALDLIRRGVFGLV
- a CDS encoding multidrug efflux SMR transporter; amino-acid sequence: MAWIFLVAAGVLEVVWAYFMKRSEGFTLFWPTVVTLLVMAASFGLLSVSMKTLPLGTAYTIWTGIGAVGAFLVGIVVLGESVTPMRLAAGALIVLGLVMMKLSSPH
- a CDS encoding SdrD B-like domain-containing protein, whose translation is MAAWLPLGSPPAAAGDLYGDVLAAPQDDEPRPLPNQPVELCDKAGGGCESQVTDGQGYYQFDDLESGTYTLKTPGSDGRLLEQDVTVDEGRSQELRILAR
- a CDS encoding L-serine ammonia-lyase, whose product is MFLSVFDIFKIGIGPSSSHTMGPMLAAGRFLEALRQGDGPVAGSGPAARIEATLHGSLAFTGKGHGTDRAVVLGLLGFRPEDFEPERAAEREADLAATGQIVVPGLGPVGFDGLDGVVFDYGPPLPGHANGLVLRAFDAAGGLHRAETYYSVGGGFVLTERELATAGMRGDDAAADRPFPFASAAEMLRMGRLSGLRIAEMKRANEAAGGIGEGLDAGLDRIWAVMDDCIDRGLRTEGTLPGGLNVRRRAPAIHRALIAERGSNSTQPHAVNDWLSIYAMAVNEENAAGGRIVTAPTNGAAGVLPAVIRYYRDHCVGAHHEGIRDLLLTAAAVGGIIKTNASISGAEVGCQGEVGSAAAMAAAGLCAALGGSNAQVENAAEIALEHHLGMTCDPVRGLVQVPCIERNGLGAIKAVAAASLALRGDGNHVIPLDNCIETMRQTGLDMHTRYKETSLGGLAVNLPEC
- a CDS encoding glutathione S-transferase family protein; translation: MLKLYHHPMSAASRFARLVLGEYGERVELVEERPWEKRRDFLALNPAATLPVMIEDEGPAIVGASVVGEYLDETRGVFQRDKRLMPEKPIERAESRRLTEWFLVKLDGEVTRYLVRERVFKLEMRPEAGGGPPDASAIRAARANLKHHLRYLGWLAESRDWLAGPRLSYADIAAAAAMSILDYLGEVAWDEEPAAKDWYMRLKSRPSFRPLLTERIRGLPPVHHYTQLDF